The Verrucomicrobiia bacterium region CCGCAGGGGCGTGGCCGCGTTCCGCAAACAGAAGCGAGGCGCCCGCGTGTACGTCAAGCAAGTGGCCAACCCGCGTGCCTACGGGGTGGCTGAGATGCGTGGCGACCGGATCATCGGCATCGTGGAGAAACCAACCCGCCCGAAATCCAACCTGGCGGTCATCGGCATTTACATGTACGACCCCTCGGTTTTTGAAATCATCCACACGTTAAAGCCGTCGGGCCGTGGGGAACTCGAGATTACGGACGTCAATAACGCCTACATCAAGCGCGGCCAACTGGCATTCGATGTTCTCGACGGCTGGTGGGCCGATGCCGGCGCATCCCACGAGAAACTTCTCGAAACCAGCCTTTTGGTTGCCCAACGCGAGGGCGCCAACTTCAGCGTTTCGCGAGGAAAGACTTGATGCGCGTCCTCGTTACAGGAGGCGCGGGTTTTATCGGATCGCACTTCGTGAAGTTCGCCTTGGGCGCGCACCCCGACTGGCACATTGTCAATCTCGACAAACTCAGCTATGCGGGCAATCTCGAAAACCTCACAAATCTTCCGGACGCCACGCGCCACCAGTTCGTGAAGGGCGACATCGCCGACCACGAAATCGTAGCGCGCCTCTGGAGCCAGGGCATCGATGTCGTCGTCAACTTCGCCGCGGAGACGCACGTCGACCGGTCAATCCTCTGGGCGGACGATTTCATCAAGACCGACGTCCTTGGTGCATTCACGCTCCTGGAAGCCGCCCGGGAGTTCGGTGTAAAGAAGTTCATCCAGGTTTCCACGGACGAGGTCTACGGCAGCATCGCCAGCGGCAGCTTCACCGAAAGCTCGGCGTTGAATCCCCGCAACCCCTACTCCGCCAGCAAAGCCGGCGCGGACCGCCTGGCCTTCGCTTATTTCACAACGCATAACGTGCCTGTCACAATCACCCGCTGCTCGAACAACTTCGGCCCCAACCA contains the following coding sequences:
- a CDS encoding sugar phosphate nucleotidyltransferase — protein: MKGVILAGGLGTRLSPLTKITNKHLLPIYDKPMIFYPIQTLVDAGVRDLLIVTGGNNAGDFLRLLGNGSAFNLPHINYTYQEGEGGIADALRLAEHFADGEKLVVMLGDNVIEKDIRRGVAAFRKQKRGARVYVKQVANPRAYGVAEMRGDRIIGIVEKPTRPKSNLAVIGIYMYDPSVFEIIHTLKPSGRGELEITDVNNAYIKRGQLAFDVLDGWWADAGASHEKLLETSLLVAQREGANFSVSRGKT
- the rfbB gene encoding dTDP-glucose 4,6-dehydratase, with the translated sequence MRVLVTGGAGFIGSHFVKFALGAHPDWHIVNLDKLSYAGNLENLTNLPDATRHQFVKGDIADHEIVARLWSQGIDVVVNFAAETHVDRSILWADDFIKTDVLGAFTLLEAAREFGVKKFIQVSTDEVYGSIASGSFTESSALNPRNPYSASKAGADRLAFAYFTTHNVPVTITRCSNNFGPNQYPEKFIPLFITNALEDKPLPLYGDGRNVRDWIYVEDHCAAIDFLITHGQSGETYNIGGGNEVENIEIAGRILRKLGKPESLIQLVKDRPGHDRRYSLDTGRLAALGWRPQRDFGSALDATIDWYVQNASWWRKIKSGDFKKYYAAQYGSRL